TCAATACCGCTGCGGCGGACGTTACAGGGAACGGCACAATCGACATCGTGGACGCATTGCGGATCGCCCAGTGTTACGTAGGACTTATCACCTGCGATTTTTGACTATCGCGGATAACGGGACGGATTTTCCGGTGTTTTCTTTACCCGATAAATTCGTCGATCTTTATTTCTTTTATCACATCATATTCTGTTTTAATATATGAATTCGAAAGTATTTTGCATTTTTTCAATGCGAGAGCCTTTACATATTTCAATCGAGCAGCGAGGCGGCATCTTTTCCCCCGACAGCCAATGGCGCGATAAAAATACATATATGATCGATCAAACCTTTTCTCATAAGACAGGTATTGAGTGTCCCCCCGGATTGAATAGTCAACCGATCGATTCCATAGGTGAGTTTGAGTTTACAAAACAAATCCTCAAAATCGATATCCCCGTTATAACCGATCATGTCAAGATTTCCATATCTGTCTTTTATCGCATATCCCGGATGCTCCGGATTATTCGTGACGATCAATAGCCGTCCCACCCATTTTAATATAAAAACCAACCCGTTACGATTCAGATGCGGTTTCCTGTCGATAATGATAAAAGTCAGGTCTTTATCGTTTTCCGGTTCCCATCTGCGTTCATTTATGCCGATTTTCTCCATCACTCTGCCCGTGTTCAATGAAGCCCTGGCTATTGTCATTTCATGTTTATAGTATTGATGCAGCCCTTCTTTCACCCCGGCGATCCGTTTCAAATCCCTGTCCGGGTCGAGAGTTTCCCGCCAA
This Spirochaetales bacterium DNA region includes the following protein-coding sequences:
- a CDS encoding dihydrofolate reductase family protein, with protein sequence MGKPVLTDKKEITTGIYWRETLDPDRDLKRIAGVKEGLHQYYKHEMTIARASLNTGRVMEKIGINERRWEPENDKDLTFIIIDRKPHLNRNGLVFILKWVGRLLIVTNNPEHPGYAIKDRYGNLDMIGYNGDIDFEDLFCKLKLTYGIDRLTIQSGGTLNTCLMRKGLIDHICIFIAPLAVGGKDAASLLD